GCAGGCCATGACCAGGAGTGTGATCTCCGGGTAGATCGCCAGCCAGCTGATGTTGTCAATCATCTCGTGTCTCTCGTTTCAGTCTGGTCAGTTGAGCTTGCTCACAGCCACATGCTTGATGAGCTCTGCCACAGACACATCCATCACATCGGTGAAGGGCTTGGGATACAGACCCATGACCAGCACGGCCGCGGCCAACAGGCCAAGCACCAGGAATTCGCGGCAGTTGATGTCCTTGAGCTCAGCCACATGGTCGTTGGCCACTGCACCCAGGTACACGCGCTTGTACATCCACAGGGTGTAGGCAGCGCCGAAGATCAGAGCGGTTGCAGCGCCCAGACCAATCCAGAAGTTGTATTGCACGGCACCCAGGATCACCATCCACTCGCCGACAAAACCGGCTGTGGCAGGCAGGCCGCAGTTGGCCATGGCGAACAGCAGGGCAAAGGCAGCGAACTTGGGCATGGTGTTGACCACACCGCCGTAAGCGGCGATTTCGCGCGAGTGAACGCGGTCGTACAGCACGCCGATGCACAGGAACATGGCACCGGACACGAAACCGTGGGCAATCATCTGCACCAGGCCACCGGAGATGCCCAGGTTGTTGAACATGAAGAAGCCCAGGGTCACAAAGCCCATGTGAGCCACGGACGAATAAGCCACCAGCTTCTTCATGTCCTTTTGCACCAGAGCCACCACGCCCACGTAGATCACGGCAATCAGCGACAGCGTGATCATCAGGCCCGACCACTCATGCGCCGCATCGGGAGCAATGGGCAAAGAGAAGCGCAGGAAACCATAGGCACCCAGCTTCAGCATGATGGCGGCCAGCACGGCGGAACCGCCGGTAGGCGCTTCAACGTGAACGTCGGGCAGCCAGGTGTGGACCGGGAACATGGGCACCTTCACCGCA
This window of the Comamonas testosteroni genome carries:
- a CDS encoding NADH-quinone oxidoreductase subunit M; amino-acid sequence: MGLLSLSIWVPIAFGTLLLAFSKEGQANAVRWLALIGALIGFAVTIPLVTGFDTTTANMQFVENALWIERFNIHYHLGVDGISMWFVPLTAFITVIVVIASWTSITERVNQYMAAFLILSGLMIGVFASLDGMLFYVFFEATLIPMYLIIGIWGGPNKIYAAFKFFLYTLMGSLLTLVALIYLYTQSGGSFEILDWHKLPLSGTAQTLIFFAFFAAFAVKVPMFPVHTWLPDVHVEAPTGGSAVLAAIMLKLGAYGFLRFSLPIAPDAAHEWSGLMITLSLIAVIYVGVVALVQKDMKKLVAYSSVAHMGFVTLGFFMFNNLGISGGLVQMIAHGFVSGAMFLCIGVLYDRVHSREIAAYGGVVNTMPKFAAFALLFAMANCGLPATAGFVGEWMVILGAVQYNFWIGLGAATALIFGAAYTLWMYKRVYLGAVANDHVAELKDINCREFLVLGLLAAAVLVMGLYPKPFTDVMDVSVAELIKHVAVSKLN